One region of Salvia miltiorrhiza cultivar Shanhuang (shh) chromosome 3, IMPLAD_Smil_shh, whole genome shotgun sequence genomic DNA includes:
- the LOC131016315 gene encoding type I inositol polyphosphate 5-phosphatase 4-like: MRDGNSKKSKFSWPKTLVKKWLNIKGKTEDFHADDIISGGVDEEWRNNFREREEACTIKKSKTERSARRTSDRLRRSKIDLEASQLTDVNNYRIFVATWNVAGKSPPTYLNLEEWLHTSPPADVYVLGFQEIVPLNAGNVLGTEDNGPARKWLALIRETLNSLPGSSGNCRTPSPVPDPIVELEDDFEGSNREKASSFFHRRSFQSLSRSMRVMEDDSSMSQPRLDRRYSVCDRAIYGHSRPSDYSYDPNGRGDCSSDDDNGLSESHCTYSSPIPYNGSASMEDRDRHPVQSRYCLVASKQMVGIFLTVWIKRDLRDAVRNLKVSCVGRGLMGYLGNKGSISISMSLHQTSFCFVCSHLTSGEKDGDELRRNSDVMEILRKTRFPRVHGVGDENSPQTILEHDRIIWLGDLNYRIALSYRCAKTLVEMRNWRVLLENDQLRIEQRHGRVFSGWNEGRIYFPPTYKYSDNSDRYAGENMHPKEKRRTPAWCDRILWHGRGIQQLSYVRGESRFSDHRPVYSIFLAEVESINRNRIKKNMAYSSSRVEVEEMLPYAHGYLQPNFF; this comes from the exons ATGAGAGATGGGAACTCGAAGAAAAGCAAG TTTTCATGGCCGAAGACATTAGTGAAGAAATGGCTCAACATCAAAGGCAAAACTGAGGATTTTCACGCCGATGACATCATTTCTGGAG GTGTTGATGAAGAATGGAGGAACAAtttcagagagagggaggaggCATGCACTATCAAGAAAAGCAAAACAG AGAGATCAGCTAGACGAACCTCAGATCGTCTCCGGAGAAGTAAGATTGATCTTGAGGCCTCCCAGCTCACAGATGTGAATAACTATAG AATCTTTGTGGCAACATGGAATGTGGCTGGGAAATCTCCCCCTACTTATCTAAATCTTGAGGAATGGCTGCACACCTCACCTCCAGCTGATGTTTATGTCCTAGG GTTTCAAGAAATTGTTCCTCTAAACGCTGGCAACGTTTTGGGCACAGAGGATAATGGCCCTGCTAGGAAATGGCTGGCGCTTATTCGAGAAACATTAAATAGTCTACCGGGAAGTAGTGGCAATTGTCGCACTCCTTCACCAGTCCCTGACCCTATAGTCGAGTTAGAGGATGATTTTGAAGGGTCCAATAGGGAGAAGGCTTCCTCTTTCTTCCATCGTCGTTCTTTCCAGTCATTGAGCCGTAGCATGAGAGTGATGGAGGATGATAGCTCAATGTCCCAACCAAGACTTGATCGTAGATACAGTGTCTGTGATCGGGCTATCTATGGGCATAGTAGACCGAGTGATTATAGTTATGATCCGAATGGGAGGGGGGATTGCTCCTCGGATGATGATAACGGGTTGAGTGAGTCACATTGCACTTATTCCTCACCCATTCCATACAATGGTTCTGCTTCTATGGAGGATAGAGATAGGCATCCTGTTCAGTCGAGGTATTGCTTGGTTGCAAGCAAGCAAATGGTGGGGATTTTTCTCACCGTTTGGATTAAGAGAGATCTTAGAGACGCTGTGCGGAATCTGAAGGTTTCGTGTGTAGGTAGAGGCTTGATGGGCTATCTTGGAAACAAG GGTTCGATATCTATTAGCATGTCTTTGCACCAAACGAGCTTCTGCTTCGTTTGTAGCCATTTGACCTCCGGAGAGAAGGATGGTGACGAGCTGAGGAGGAACTCTGATGTCATGGAGATTTTGAGGAAAACACGGTTTCCACGAGTTCATGGTGTAGGTGATGAGAACTCTCCTCAAAcaattcttgagcatga TCGAATCATATGGCTTGGGGACTTAAATTACAGAATTGCCCTTTCTTACCGTTGTGCAAAAACACTTGTTGAGATGAGAAACTGGAGAGTTTTGTTAGAAAATGATCAG CTTCGTATAGAGCAGCGACATGGGAGAGTCTTTTCTGGATGGAACGAGGGGAGGATATATTTCCCTCCTACATACAAATATTCAGATAACTCTGACCGATACGCTGGTGAGAATATGCACCCGAAAGAGAAACGAAGAACACCAGCATG GTGTGATCGTATACTATGGCACGGTCGTGGCATCCAACAACTATCATATGTTCGTGGGGAGTCTAGGTTCTCGGATCACAGGCCTGTGTACAGTATATTTCTGGCAGAAGTCGAGTCCATCAACCGCAACCGCATCAAGAAAAACATGGCCTATTCAAGCTCAAGAGTTGAGGTTGAAGAAATGCTGCCATATGCACATGGATATCTTCAACCAAATTTCTTCTAA